The sequence below is a genomic window from Flavobacterium keumense.
TAGGAACAGCTTTTGCCCTGGCTGCTAATAAAGTGTCAGCACCTATTGAAGGAGTAACGGGTGTGTATGTTGTGAAAAATGTAAGTACAGTAAAAGCACCAGCCTTGAAAAACCACGCTGCTTATGTAGCTAAATTAAAACAACAAACTGCAGGGGATGCGGGTAGAATTCTTCCAGCATTGAAAGCCAATGCTACTATTGAAGACAATAGAAGTAAGTTCAATTACTAAGAAGTAAAATTCACTATACAAAAAAGCCAAGACATTGTCTTGGCTTTTTTTATGGTTTAAATTTATTTGCTTATTGTGTAGTATAATTTTATATGGTTATTGTTCATTATATTTGATAGTAAAAATAAATATTTTAGTAATAATCGAATTTAAAATCTGTGTAAACAATCTTATATATGAAAAATTTTATTTTTCTTTTTATTGCTTGTCAATTATTGTTTAGTTGTAAAACCGTAAGTTTTCAGTTAACTCCTATCAATGATTATGTATCGAGTCTTAATTTAAAAGATTCAGATACTATTATGGTAATTGAAGAGAAAATTAATAATAATGTGACTATTGATATATTTAAAGGACAAATTTATTTTGAACCATTTACATCCAAATATGAAAGATATGAGGGTGTTGAAAAGCCTTTATTTAATGAGAAGTATTGGGAAAAAATGAAATGTAAGTATGAAAATAAATATATTGAAGATCGTTGGGTAAAAGGGGATTATTGGACGATCAATGATTTTAATCATAAAAATATTGTTTTTATTAAACAGGAAAAATTTCCAGATCCTGGGAAATATGAAGTTTTCGACTTTAAAGAGAATTATAAAGTATTTTCGTTTTCAAAACCTATTTATTACAAACATCATAAATATGTTGCTTTTAGTGTAACATCCACAACAACTGATAATAAATATATTGATGACATATTCATAGTAGTTATGGTAAAAATCAACGGAAAATGGAGTGTTCTTGAAAAAGTTAGTGATGGTGTTTATAGATAGTATTAATTTTAGTATAAAAATTAATTTATTTTAAATCACAAAATCATTTCTGAATACGGAATCACCGTTTCATATCCTTTGGCAATAAAATATGGTTTTGGATTTTCTTTTGAAACTGCCAAAACAAAATCGCCACCCCAAGCGCCTAAACTTTTTATAGCACCTTCAAAGTCTGGGAATAAGGTATTTTTCACTGTTTCTGTTTTTAAAAGCGCACTTAAAACGCTTTCGTGTTGGTGTAGTAATTGCGCAAAAACATCAATGTTCTTTGCGGCAAGAATGTCTTGAGTTAAGGAATCAATCGTAGCAATGTAGTTCGATAATTGGGAGGTTTTATTGGAATGATATTCCGCTATGGCCGATTTACTATTGCGTTTTTGGTTCAAATACACAAAATAGAGATTTTGACTAAATTCAGGTTTAAAAGCTACTTTTTCTACTTTGGGTTTCCCATTTGCAATAGAATAAGTAATAGGATTGTTGTTTTGCGCACAAGCAATATCATAGCCGCTGCCACCAAAACTTTTATGCAACAATTCAAAAGCGTTTATTTGAAACCATTGCGCTATATTGTTAATCAAGGTGGACGAACTGCCTAAACCCCAATTTCGTGGAAAACTCAATTGTGTAGTTATACTAAAACCAGCTGAATTAGAAAACACACTTGGATTCATCGCATCAGCGACCTGCAAAATTTTGATGAGTGTCGCTTTTACTGATTCTGTAGTAATGTTATTGTCTTGAATTTCTTCAAACGAGAGAGTATCTTCAAACCAAACACTTCCATTAAAATCATAACTTTTCCAATGAATAGCACCTGTACTTGTATCTTCCACAATGAGATTTTGTCCCATTTTAGTGGGTAAAGCCAATCCTTTGGCGCCATCCAAAATGAGGTATTCTCCTGAAATTAATAATTTGCCGTTGCTATAGAAGGTCTTTTGCATTCCAATTAGTTTCTCAATTGGTTCATAAATTCGACTACCGCGCTATGGGAAACGGTTTGGTGCTTGAAGTGTTTTCGTACTGCTATACGTTCGTCTTCTGTTGCGTCAAATTGATTTAAAATATTATTCAAGTGCATTTTCATGTGTCCGTCTTGGATTCCTGTTGTAGTTAACGAACGCAGGGCAGCAAAATTTTGGGCTAAGCCTGCTACTGCTACAATTTGCATTAACTCTTGAGCAGAAGGTTTTTCGAGCATTTCCAAAGCTAATTTTACCAATGGATGCAAAGAGGTCAATCCGCCGACAGTACCTAAAGCCAAGGGAATTTCCATCCAAAAGCTAAAAACACCATTTTCTATTTTGGCATGCGATAAACTAGAATACTGTCCGTTGCGAGATGCATAAGCATGAACGCCTGCTTCGATGGCTCTAAAATCATTTCCGGTTGCCAATACTACTGCATCAATTCCATTCATAATCCCTTTGTTGTGCGTTACGGCACGGAAAGGTTCTACCTCGGCAATGCGAACGGCTTGCACAAATTTCTCGGCAAACTCCTGCGGATTCGGTATGTGTTTTTCTTCTAAGTCGGCAATAGGACACGAAACTTCAGCACGGACGATGCAATTGGGAACGTAATTTGACAAAATACTCATTACGATTTGAATGTCTTTTTCGGTTTCCGAGAACAATTCGTATTGGTTAGCCTTTTCTTTTAAGGTTTTGGCAAATTGCTCTAAACACGAATTGATAAAATTAGCTCCCATACTGTCTTTAGTCTCAAAACTCACATGAAGCTGAAAATAGTTTGGAATTAAATCGGTTTTGTCTTTTAAAACAATATCTAGGATACCACCGCCACGAGCTTGCATGTTTTTAGTAATGCTCGCGGTTTCTGTAAATAAATCGGATTTGATTTCAGCAAAGAAAGTATGTAGTTTTTCAGTTTCCCCTTTGAAAATGAAATGTACCTGACCAATTTTCTCCGTGTCAATTACTCGGGTGGTAAATCCGCCACGAGTAGACCAAAATTTAGCGGCTTTGGAAGCGGCTGCTACCACCGAACTTTCTTCGATAGCCATCGGAATGGTTTTGTATTTTCCGTTGATTAGAAAATTAGGCGCAACACCCAAAGGAATGTAGAAATTAGAAATCGTATTTTCGATGAATTCGTCGTGTAGTTTTTGGATTTTTTCATCTGAATTCCAATAGTTTTTCAATAATTGAATAGCATCTTTTGGAGTTGAAAAATAGGTTTGGGCAATCCAGGCTATTTTTTCTTCTTTGGATAATTTAGAAAATCCACTTACGGCTTGGTTCATTCTCAATTGATTATAATAATTTCCTAGCAAAGATACACTTTTAGAACGTTTTTTTTATAACTCCTTGTATCCAATAAATGAGGGATTTATTTTTTGGTTTAACATTTAACAACTCAAATGTGAAATAATTGTAAATTTTTCACTAAAATTGGGGTCTGTTATAACCAAATTTAAATTATGAAATCAAACTTATCTTTTGTTCTGTTTTTTGTGTTCACAATGGCAGTTTTTGGACAACAAAAAATTACTGTTGAAGAAATTTATTCGGGCGCTTTTAGAGCCAAAGGAATGGACGAATTGCAGTCCATGAAAAATACCAATCAATACACGGTTTTGAATTATGATGCTCCTTCACGAAGCATGCAAATTGATTTGTTTGACTTTGCTACTTTAAAAAAAGTAAGTACGTTAATTGATACTAAAAATCATTCCGTATTAACGGATGGTATTGACAGCTACACATTCTCTCCTGATGAGAAATTAATTTTGATAGCTAATAATTCGAATTCTATTTACCGCCATTCTTTTACCGCTGATTATTATTTGTATGATACCACTACTAAGAGCGTATCTAAGTTATTTGATTTCCAAGTACAAGAGCCTACTTTTTCGCCAGATGGTAAAAAGATTGCTTTTGCTAGAGAAAACAATTTGTATGTGTACGATATTGCAAGTAAACAAACTACTGCCATTACCACTGATGGAAAAAAGAACAGCGTAATTAACGGAATTACGGATTGGGTGTATGAAGAAGAGTTTGCTTTTGTTCGTGCGTTTGATTGGAGCAAAGACAGTAAAAAAGTAGCCTACATTCGTTTTGACGAAAGTCAAGTTCCTGAATTCTCGATGTCTATTTTTAAAAAGGATTTGTACCCAACGGTAGAAACGTTTAAATATCCAAAAGCAGGTGAGAAAAACTCCGAAGTATCCTTGCATATTTATGATATAGCTTCTAGAGGAACTCAAAAAGTAAATTTATCTCAATATGCTGATTTTTACATTGCAAGAATGCAATGGACGAATGAAGCAAATGTACTTTCGGCTCAAGTATTGAACCGTCACCAAGATAATTTGGATTTGTTGTTCGTTGATGGAAATTCAGGAGCTGCTAAAGTGGTGTTGAATGAAAAAGACAAAGCGTATGTAGATGTTACTGACAACCTAACATTCTTGAAAGACAATAGCTTTATTTGGACTAGTGAAAAAGACGGCTTCAATCATATTTACTTGTATGATAAAACGGGAAAATTAAAAAATCAAGTGACCAAAGGCAATTGGGAAGTAACCAATTACTATGGTTTTGACGAAAAAACAAATACAGTTTTCTACCAATCAGTTGAGAATGGGTCGATTAATAGAGATGTATATAGCATCAATTTGAATGGAAAAAACAAAGTGCGTTTGTCTAAAAAGACTGGTACAAATGCTGCTACTTTTAGTCCAAATTTTCAATATTTTATCAATACTTTCTCTAGTGCTACTCAGCCTACAACTTACACTTTGAATGAAGCTAAAACAGGAGCGCAAGTACAAGTAATTGAGAATAACGAAGCATTGGCATCCAAATTAAAAGCATATAATTTGCCTGCTAAAGAGTTCTTTGTGTTAAAAACAGCTAAAGGAAACGAATTGAATGCTTGGATTTTAAAACCAAAAGATTTTGATCCAACCAAAAAATATCCGGTTTTTATGTACCAATATTCTGGTCCAGGATCGCAACAAGTGAATAACGATTGGAATTCAAATGATGATTATTGGTTCCAAATGTTAGCACAACAAGGCTATATTGTAGCTTGTGTTGACGGACGTGGAACAGGATTTAAAGGTGCTGCCTTCAAAAAAGTAACGCAAAAGGAGTTAGGAAAATACGAAGTAGAAGACCAAATCGATGCGGCTAAAGTAATTGGAAATTATCCGTATGTAGATAAATCTCGAATTGGAATTTGGGGTTGGAGTTATGGAGGTTTCATGGCGTCGAATTGTATTATGAAAGGGGCTGATGTATTCAAAATGGCCATTGCAGTGGCTCCGGTAACTAACTGGCGTTTTTACGATAGTATTTATACGGAACGTTATATGCAAACACCTCAAGAGAATGCAAGTGGCTATGATGAAAATTCGCCAATCAACCATGTGAATAAATTGAAAGGAAAATTCTTGTTGATTCATGGTTCAGGGGATGATAATGTGCATGTTCAAAATTCAATGCAAATGATGGAAGCTTTGATTCAAGCCAACAAACAATTTGATTCTCAAATTTATCCTGACAAAAATCACGGAATTTACGGAGGTAAAACCAGAATCCAGTTGTTTACCAAAATGACTAATTTTATCAAGGAAAATTTATAAAACGAACCAATAATTACAACCAAAAAATAAATTTATGACAGCAACTCAATCGAAAACAGCGCATCCAAAAGGGCTTTGGGTATTGTTTGGAACAGAAATGTGGGAACGATTCAATTTCTACGGAATGCGAACTTTATTAGTGCTTTTCCTTGTGAATTCATTGGTAATGAACGAGGAAGATGCGTCCTTAATTTATGGAGGTTTCTTAGGGCTTTGTTATTTAACACCAATGTTAGGCGGGTTTATTGCCGATCGGTTTTTAGGCAATAGAAATTGTATTTTGTTGGGTGGATTGATCATGGCCATTGGTCAGTTGTTGTTATTTACCAGTGCGAGTGTTTTTGGTGATAATTTACCTTTGGCAACAACCATTATGTACAGTGGTTTGGGAGCCATTATTTTAGGTAATGGATTCTTCAAACCGAATATTTCTTCTATGGTGGGAAGTTTGTACCCAAAACAAGAAAAAAATAAATTGGATACGGCATTTACTATTTTTTATATGGGAATTAACATTGGAGCTTTCTTAGGGCAATCTATTTGTCCATTATTAGGAGATGTTAAAGATTCCGCTGGAATTAGAGATATTCATGCGTTCAAATGGGGATTCCTTGCCGCTTCGATTGCGATGCTTTTAGGGACTATTTTATTTTACTTTTTAAAAGACAAATATGTGGTTTCGCCAGAAGGAAAACCAATTGGCGGGTTGCCTTCTAAAAATGAATCCTCAGATTACGAAGAAGGAGAAGCGCAAAAAGCAGTATTCACTCCAAAAGCATTATTCATTGCTGCACTTTGTTTTGTAGGCTTATTTTTCCTGTTCCATTCTTCGGTTGAAGGGGATAATGTAGTAAAGACGATTATTTATCCAATAATTTATGCGAGTGGAATTACCTTAGCAGGATTAATTTTATCTGATAGTTCGTTGACCAAAATAGAGAGAGACCGAATCTTAGTCATTTATATTGTATCGTTCTTTATCATTTTCTTTTGGGCCGCTTTTGAACAAGCAGGTTCTTCTTTGACCTTTATTGCCGATAATCAAACCGACAGAACGTTTTTATTTGGATGGCAAATGCCAGCTTCGATGGTGCAAATTTTTAATGGACTTTTCGTTGTTATTTTAGCGGTTCCATTTAGTATGTTATGGGACAGATTAAGAGCTAAAGATAAAGAACCTATTTCTCCATTCAAATTGGCGTTAGGCTTATTTTTAATTACAGTGAGTTTCTTTATGATTGCTAATCAAGTTAAAGGCTTAGGAACTTCAGGCTTATTAGCAGTTAAATGGTTGATTTTATTGTATTTCTTAAATACATGTGCTGAGTTGTGCTTGTCGCCAATAGGTTTGTCTTTAGTTGGGAAATTATCACCAAAGCGTTTTGCTTCTTTATTATATGGTGTTTTCTTTTTGTCGAATGCTTCTGGATATGCATTAGGGGGGACATTAGGTTCTATCTTGCCGGCGACAGGAGATAAATTTGATAAAGCAAAAAATCTTGGGATTGATTTACAAGCTATTTTAGATAAAAAAATTACGCCAACAGCAGAGCAATTGAAGTTGTTAGCCGATAATCAAATTAGCGATCATAATCCAATTTTTGCTGGTTTTGAAATTCACAATCTATTTGAATTCTTCATGGTGTTTGTGGTGTTGACAGGAATTGCATCCTTAATTTTGTTTGCGTTGACTCCAGTATTGAAAAAAATGATGCATGGTGTCCGATAATTTAACCATAGAAAAAATTCAAAACTTTGAAGGCAAATACCCCAAGCAATTGTGGTATTTGTTTTTAGTAGAAATGTGGGAACGTTTCTGTTTTTATGGAATGCGTGGAGTTTTGACCTATTTTATGGTAGATCAATTACTCTTAAAAGATGAAGCGGCTAATTTGCAATATGGAGCTATTCAAGCTTTTGTCTACGCGTTCACGTTTATCGGAGGGATTTTTGCTGATAAAATTTTAGGGTTCAAAAAATCGTTATTGTTTGGAGGAATCGTGATGATTTTAGGCAATCTATTAATTGCTTTTTCTCCAGCAACTTTGTTTTATTATGGAATAGCGTTTTCAATTATTGGAACAGGTTTTTTTAAACCGAATATTTCTTCTATGGTGGGTGAATTGTATCATGAAAATGACAACAGACGCGATGCAGGTTACGGAATGTTTTATGCTGGAATTAATGTAGGCGGACTTTTAGGAGGCGCATTATGTATTTATTTAGGTAAATATTATTCCTGGCAATGGTGTTTCTTATCGGCGGCGATTGTGATGCTTTTGGGTTTGATTACATTTTTGTTGACCAAAAAACAGTTAGGACCTATTGGCAATTCTCCTTTATTACATCTGACTTCAAATAAAAGAAAAATTCGTGAAATTTTAGTTTATATAGGTTCGTTGTTGAGTATTCCATTGATATTTTTAATGGTAAAAAACACGGATTACACGGATTATTTTATGTACTCCATAGGAGTATTAGCAGTTCTCTATTTTGTATTCGAGACAGTCAATTTGAAAAATAGTGCTTTGCAAAAAAAATTAATTGCAGCGTTCTTATTCATCTTTTTTTACTTTTTATTCAATGCGATATACGAGCAAAGTGGTGGTTCATTATCTCTTTTTGCCAAAGACAATTTGAATGATAGTTTGCTGTTCTTTCATATCGATCCCAATGTAGTTAACAATAGTTCCAATACTTTTTTTGTAATTGTATTGAGTCCGCTAATTGGGTTGCTATGGTTGTGGTTAGGGAAGAGAAAAATAGAACCCAATACTATTGTCAAATTCGGAATCGGATTTTTATTCCTTGGCGCTTCGTTTTATATCTTTTATCTCACTCGATTTTTTGCCAACGTGAAAGGAGTTGCTTCTTTGAATGTGTTTACATTTGCTTATTTGGTAACTACCGTTGGCGAATTGTGTTTGGGTCCTATTGGGATGTCAATTATTACAAAGCTTTCGCCAAAACGTCTCTTCGGGATGATGATGGGATTGTGGTTTTTGGCTAGCGCATTTGGTCAATTAGCCGCTGGGAAATTAGGCGCTGCTATGTCCAATTCAGATACGGGGAATACATTAGTGTCTAAATTGCAATCGTACACCGAAGGCTATTATCAATTGGCTATTTATTCCATTATTGCAGGTGTATTTTTAATTGTGATTACACCTTTGATAAAAAAATTAATGCAGGAAGTGAAATAAATCACTAATTTTGATTTCATAAATATACAACAAAATGAAAAAAATAATTATCACCTTAGTATTTGTTTTAGGTTCAATTTCTCTACAAGCACAAGAATTGTATTGGGAAACTAATGTAAATAAAGCCATTGAAGTTTCTAAGAAAACTAAAAAGCCATTGTTGTTATTTTTTACGGGAAGTGACTGGTGTGGTTGGTGTATTCGTTTGCAAAAAGAAGTGTTGAAAACACCTGAATTTGCTACTTGGGCAAAGGATAATGTGGTTTTGGTTGAATTGGATTATCCAAGAGCAAAAGCTCAAACCAACGAAATCAAACAACAAAACGCACAATTACAACAAATTTTCGGTATTCAAGGATATCCAACTGTGTTTTTTAGCAATGTACAAGAATCGGCTGGTAAAATTAACTTTCAAGCTTTGGGAAATACAGGGTATGTTGCTGGTGGGCCTAAGGCGTGGTTAGCAGTTGCCGACGGAATTTTGAAGAAAAAATAAATACTTTAACGTAGGATATAAAATCCCTTTTCACTTGTGGAGTGAAAAGGGATTTTTTCTTTTTCACAACTGGCTTTCCAAAGTTTCTGTAGGGTTTTGTAATTCGACGCATCGGCGACAATTTCTTTAGGCTGACTTATTCGAATGAGTCGTTCTAAATTAATTTTAGGTGATTGAGTGAGTACAATAATATCAGGGTGATTTTCCGGATAAACCCCTGTGCTATCTATAATCAAAATACGCTTTTTGTTGAAGTAAATGGTGTTTTTTAATTCTTTGGCTGCGGCCAAATGACTAAAATTACCCACAAGATAAGCGTTGAGTGTCTTGTTTTTTGCACCGACTTTTTGGAGGCTATCATTTGCGTAAAGTGTAACCGTTCTCCCGTTGCGTTCGGCAATCAAGGTGTTCTTTTTTGAATTAAATACTACCCATTCTTGTTGGTTTGTCACTTGCCATTTGTTCCATAAAAAAGCTATTTGTACTACAATAACCGAAACTAAGACAGCAACCAAACGTTGAAATTGCGGTTTCTTAAACCAAAGAATTGTACTGAAAACTACCGCATAACTACTCAAGAGAAAAGTTAGCGTGAACGGAATATCTTTAATGATAAATTGTTCTGCATTTGCGATGGTGTGGATGATTTTGTCCACTACAAACA
It includes:
- a CDS encoding GYDIA family GHMP kinase yields the protein MQKTFYSNGKLLISGEYLILDGAKGLALPTKMGQNLIVEDTSTGAIHWKSYDFNGSVWFEDTLSFEEIQDNNITTESVKATLIKILQVADAMNPSVFSNSAGFSITTQLSFPRNWGLGSSSTLINNIAQWFQINAFELLHKSFGGSGYDIACAQNNNPITYSIANGKPKVEKVAFKPEFSQNLYFVYLNQKRNSKSAIAEYHSNKTSQLSNYIATIDSLTQDILAAKNIDVFAQLLHQHESVLSALLKTETVKNTLFPDFEGAIKSLGAWGGDFVLAVSKENPKPYFIAKGYETVIPYSEMIL
- a CDS encoding hydroxymethylglutaryl-CoA reductase, degradative, with amino-acid sequence MNQAVSGFSKLSKEEKIAWIAQTYFSTPKDAIQLLKNYWNSDEKIQKLHDEFIENTISNFYIPLGVAPNFLINGKYKTIPMAIEESSVVAAASKAAKFWSTRGGFTTRVIDTEKIGQVHFIFKGETEKLHTFFAEIKSDLFTETASITKNMQARGGGILDIVLKDKTDLIPNYFQLHVSFETKDSMGANFINSCLEQFAKTLKEKANQYELFSETEKDIQIVMSILSNYVPNCIVRAEVSCPIADLEEKHIPNPQEFAEKFVQAVRIAEVEPFRAVTHNKGIMNGIDAVVLATGNDFRAIEAGVHAYASRNGQYSSLSHAKIENGVFSFWMEIPLALGTVGGLTSLHPLVKLALEMLEKPSAQELMQIVAVAGLAQNFAALRSLTTTGIQDGHMKMHLNNILNQFDATEDERIAVRKHFKHQTVSHSAVVEFMNQLRN
- a CDS encoding S9 family peptidase; translation: MKSNLSFVLFFVFTMAVFGQQKITVEEIYSGAFRAKGMDELQSMKNTNQYTVLNYDAPSRSMQIDLFDFATLKKVSTLIDTKNHSVLTDGIDSYTFSPDEKLILIANNSNSIYRHSFTADYYLYDTTTKSVSKLFDFQVQEPTFSPDGKKIAFARENNLYVYDIASKQTTAITTDGKKNSVINGITDWVYEEEFAFVRAFDWSKDSKKVAYIRFDESQVPEFSMSIFKKDLYPTVETFKYPKAGEKNSEVSLHIYDIASRGTQKVNLSQYADFYIARMQWTNEANVLSAQVLNRHQDNLDLLFVDGNSGAAKVVLNEKDKAYVDVTDNLTFLKDNSFIWTSEKDGFNHIYLYDKTGKLKNQVTKGNWEVTNYYGFDEKTNTVFYQSVENGSINRDVYSINLNGKNKVRLSKKTGTNAATFSPNFQYFINTFSSATQPTTYTLNEAKTGAQVQVIENNEALASKLKAYNLPAKEFFVLKTAKGNELNAWILKPKDFDPTKKYPVFMYQYSGPGSQQVNNDWNSNDDYWFQMLAQQGYIVACVDGRGTGFKGAAFKKVTQKELGKYEVEDQIDAAKVIGNYPYVDKSRIGIWGWSYGGFMASNCIMKGADVFKMAIAVAPVTNWRFYDSIYTERYMQTPQENASGYDENSPINHVNKLKGKFLLIHGSGDDNVHVQNSMQMMEALIQANKQFDSQIYPDKNHGIYGGKTRIQLFTKMTNFIKENL
- a CDS encoding peptide MFS transporter; its protein translation is MTATQSKTAHPKGLWVLFGTEMWERFNFYGMRTLLVLFLVNSLVMNEEDASLIYGGFLGLCYLTPMLGGFIADRFLGNRNCILLGGLIMAIGQLLLFTSASVFGDNLPLATTIMYSGLGAIILGNGFFKPNISSMVGSLYPKQEKNKLDTAFTIFYMGINIGAFLGQSICPLLGDVKDSAGIRDIHAFKWGFLAASIAMLLGTILFYFLKDKYVVSPEGKPIGGLPSKNESSDYEEGEAQKAVFTPKALFIAALCFVGLFFLFHSSVEGDNVVKTIIYPIIYASGITLAGLILSDSSLTKIERDRILVIYIVSFFIIFFWAAFEQAGSSLTFIADNQTDRTFLFGWQMPASMVQIFNGLFVVILAVPFSMLWDRLRAKDKEPISPFKLALGLFLITVSFFMIANQVKGLGTSGLLAVKWLILLYFLNTCAELCLSPIGLSLVGKLSPKRFASLLYGVFFLSNASGYALGGTLGSILPATGDKFDKAKNLGIDLQAILDKKITPTAEQLKLLADNQISDHNPIFAGFEIHNLFEFFMVFVVLTGIASLILFALTPVLKKMMHGVR
- a CDS encoding peptide MFS transporter; translated protein: MVSDNLTIEKIQNFEGKYPKQLWYLFLVEMWERFCFYGMRGVLTYFMVDQLLLKDEAANLQYGAIQAFVYAFTFIGGIFADKILGFKKSLLFGGIVMILGNLLIAFSPATLFYYGIAFSIIGTGFFKPNISSMVGELYHENDNRRDAGYGMFYAGINVGGLLGGALCIYLGKYYSWQWCFLSAAIVMLLGLITFLLTKKQLGPIGNSPLLHLTSNKRKIREILVYIGSLLSIPLIFLMVKNTDYTDYFMYSIGVLAVLYFVFETVNLKNSALQKKLIAAFLFIFFYFLFNAIYEQSGGSLSLFAKDNLNDSLLFFHIDPNVVNNSSNTFFVIVLSPLIGLLWLWLGKRKIEPNTIVKFGIGFLFLGASFYIFYLTRFFANVKGVASLNVFTFAYLVTTVGELCLGPIGMSIITKLSPKRLFGMMMGLWFLASAFGQLAAGKLGAAMSNSDTGNTLVSKLQSYTEGYYQLAIYSIIAGVFLIVITPLIKKLMQEVK
- a CDS encoding thioredoxin family protein, giving the protein MKKIIITLVFVLGSISLQAQELYWETNVNKAIEVSKKTKKPLLLFFTGSDWCGWCIRLQKEVLKTPEFATWAKDNVVLVELDYPRAKAQTNEIKQQNAQLQQIFGIQGYPTVFFSNVQESAGKINFQALGNTGYVAGGPKAWLAVADGILKKK